Proteins from a single region of Dictyostelium discoideum AX4 chromosome 5 chromosome, whole genome shotgun sequence:
- the smt1 gene encoding hypothetical protein: MNTQQRAMEGDLSRIVAISRKEKDAVSRNDKVDDTLNGYKELFKGNDDKAIQARKNNYTHMVNTFYDLATDFYEFGWGQSFHFATRHKYESFEASIARHEMYMAHQLGLFPGMKVIDIGCGVGGPMRTIARFSGANVVGLNNNEYQIQRGKRLNESAGLSHLCSFIKADFMHVPVEDNTYDCAYQIEATCHAPDLVGLYKEVFRIVKPGGLFGGYEWIMTNKFNPEDPVEVNIKKQIELGNGLPDLVKPAEIINAAKAAGFEVITAFDVAETSELPWYLPLSSGVSITGFLHTGVGRYLTGKFTQLLEIVKLAPAGSYNTNVWLQNAATFLVQGGEKQIFSPMFFLLCRKPSTD, translated from the coding sequence atGAATACTCAACAACGTGCTATGGAAGGTGATCTTTCCAGAATTGTTGCCATCTCTCGTAAAGAAAAAGATGCCGTCTCTCGTAACGATAAAGTCGATGATACTTTAAATGGTTACAAAGAACTCTTCAAAGGTAACGATGACAAAGCCATCCAAGCCCGTAAGAACAATTACACCCATATGGTCAACACTTTCTACGATTTAGCCACTGATTTCTATGAATTTGGTTGGGGTCAATCTTTCCATTTTGCCACTCGTCATAAGTATGAATCATTCGAAGCCTCAATTGCTCGTCACGAAATGTACATGGCCCATCAACTTGGTCTCTTCCCAGGTATGAAAGTCATCGATATCGGttgtggtgttggtggtcCAATGAGAACCATTGCCCGTTTCTCTGGTGCCAACGTTGTCGGTCTCAACAACAACGAATACCAAATCCAACGTGGTAAACGTTTAAATGAAAGTGCTGGTCTCTCCCACTTATGTTCATTCATCAAAGCCGATTTCATGCACGTCCCAGTCGAAGATAACACCTACGATTGTGCCTACCAAATCGAAGCCACTTGTCACGCCCCAGATCTCGTTGGTCTCTACAAGGAAGTCTTCCGTATCGTTAAACCAGGCGGTTTATTCGGTGGTTATGAATGGATTATGaccaacaaattcaaccCAGAAGACCCAGTTGAAGTCAAcatcaaaaaacaaattgaattagGTAATGGTCTCCCAGATCTTGTCAAACCAGCTGAAATCATCAATGCTGCCAAAGCTGCTGGTTTCGAAGTTATCACTGCTTTCGATGTTGCTGAAACCTCTGAACTCCCATGGTACTTACCATTATCAAGTGGTGTCTCTATCACTGGTTTCCTCCACACTGGTGTCGGTCGTTACTTAACTGGTAAATTCACTCAACTCTTGGAAATTGTCAAATTAGCTCCAGCTGGTTCATACAACACCAACGTTTGGTTACAAAATGCTGCTACCTTCTTAGTCCAAGGTGgtgaaaaacaaattttctCCCCAATGTTCTTCTTATTATGTCGTAAACCAAGCActgattaa
- the pus3 gene encoding tRNA pseudouridylate synthase: MEKETINSSPKKTTTTTTQKLNDKEYLSTLSKDELINLIVQENEKKQQQSKNIFKNNGVENTEGKKKKKNRNKQSNINFDKCYKRHVAFKLSYVGWPFFGFAAQDCSEETIENYLIKAFLKTSLIPDIKTANYFKSGRTDKGVSAYGQVISLYVRSNLKEGEGIIPPKDQSGGPISNRTKSNKTELTKNNDNEKARKGNKKSIEDDEELPYIKMLNGVLPPEIRILAWAPVPFHFNARFSTLSRTYKYFFNPNGLDLNLMKEASKLYLGEHNYINFCKIDVNVKSFMRVILQFDIEKVENSELYVATIKGFAFLWHQIRCMMAVLFLIGQKKANISLITQLLDTNKTITKPPYEMASEVPLVLFDCGYDDIDFIYESSVQEKTVESMFGVYNDYLIKTEVNRLIRSTLKNTEPTTTSKIPQPITNITNPITSPTLSTTSTSTSTSTTTTTTTETNEINSINIGEKRKHSIAESEKELEEEGNEHKHKHNKN, encoded by the exons ATggaaaaagaaacaattaaCTCTTCCCCAAAAAaaacgacaacaacaacaacacaaaaattaaatgataaagaatatttatcaacattatcaaaagatgaattaataaatttaattgttcaagagaatgaaaagaaacaacaacaatcaaaaaatatttttaaaaataatggtgtAGAGAATACAGAaggtaaaaagaaaaaaaaaaatagaaataaacaatcaaatattaatttcgaTAAATGTTATAAAAGACATGTtgcatttaaattatcatatgTTGGTTGGCCATTTTTTGGTTTTGCAGCACAAGATTGTTCTGaagaaacaattgaaaattatttaattaaagcatttttaaaaacaagtTTAATACCAGATATTAAAACTGCAAATTATTTTAA atcaGGTAGAACTGATAAAGGTGTATCAGCATATGGTCAAGTTATTTCACTTTATGTTagatcaaatttaaaagaaggtGAAGGTATAATTCCCCCAAAAGATCAATCAGGTGGGCCAATTTCAAATAGAactaaatcaaataaaacagAATTAACAAagaataatgataatgagaAAGCTAGAAAaggtaataaaaaatcaattgaagatgatgaagaattacCATACATTAAAATGTTAAATGGTGTATTACCACCAGAAATTAGAATTTTGGCATGGGCACCTGTTCCATTTCATTTCAATGCTAGATTTAGTACATTATCAAGAACttataaatatttctttaatcCAAATGGTTTAGATTTAAat ttaATGAAAGAAGCaagtaaattatatttagGTGAacataattatataaacttTTGTAAGATTGATGTAAATGTTAAATCATTTATGAGAGTTATATTACaatttgatattgaaaaagttgaaaatagTGAATTATACGTTGCAACAATTAAAGGATTTGCATTCTTATGGCATCAAATACGTTGTATGATGgcagttttatttttaattggtcaAAAGAAAGCAAATATATCATTAATCACTCAATTATTAGatacaaataaaactattacaAAACCACCTTATGAAATGGCCTCTGAGGTACCTTtagtattatttgattgtggTTATGATGACATTGATTTCATTTATGAATCTT cTGTACAAGAAAAAACAGTAGAATCAATGTTTGGTGTATATAATGactatttaattaaaacagAAGTTAATAGATTAATTAGatcaactttaaaaaatactgAACCAACAACTACTTCAAAAATTCCACAACCAATCACAAATATTACAAATCCAATAACATCACCAACATTATcgacaacatcaacatcaacatcaacatcaacaacaacaactacaactacagaaacaaatgaaataaattcaattaatattggagaaaaaagaaaacattCAATTGCTGAATCAGAGAAAGAATTAGAGGAGGAAGGAAATGAACATAAACATAAAcataataaaaactaa
- the psiI gene encoding PA14 domain-containing protein has product MKIIFNLLILFSLVNFINSQSTTQATTLKLEGTIYDQYPYYDNNFEPIAGSLTTRLVQNAINTTTRTPTLNTLLPFTTTNVMGRMVTPSLFQYFYQPNKNAPLTNNSGANFPIPMTVNLTLNPSTGTYVYDNQFFFPIDYQGFDTNPFYRNYTDGTDYHNFHFCLKINTRFTYTGNEVFYFVGDDDVWVFINDQLVIDLGGLHEAAGKNIDLTTLGLTKNKDYTFDFFYCERHTTKSTIRIETSIQAYCPFYDYCGVCYGDGSTCCDPVVNCNDGDLCTIDSCPPRDTIIPAGFSISDLCQHAPVSCPSIDMCTNNTCDSKSGQCTPTSIKCDDKSSQCLTLKPCDPSSGCLYTSSCTSAHNPCNTGACSNGQCQTKSNSTCAAELGNDPCKVYYCDINSGCVSQPLCKQGPDSCEQNVCNAGVCTIKKLDPSVCSCGCVLNKCQKNNCVTASNGTSVCSPLPLDEIDDGNPCTDDHCDETTGLITHNITTKCTGCMKCNTTTGSCSPTNNECQDGNECTDNICVAAATNINQGECSNKTVSCPTTDKCLVYTCDTNKGCVSKPVVCPNSGNCQVGVCDSVKGCTLVPRVCNSTAFCLVSQCDEAIGCITFEKRCSPDNSKCQSGVCVNATATEPGKCKSVDYDPKPFICQTGAIVSTAVVASVVVVGAVVLGAAIFAGKKGYDHWKANQGQVFASSNANPLYQQSNNGGENALFEAPQ; this is encoded by the exons atgaaaataatattcaatttactaatattatttagtttggttaattttataaattcccAATCAACAACACAAGCCACAACTTTAAAATTAGAGGGAACTATATATGATCAATATCCAT attatgataataattttgaaccaATTGCAGGTTCATTAACAACTAGACTTGTCCAAAATGCAATCAATACAACTACAAGAACTCCAACATTAAATACATTATTGccatttacaacaacaaatgtaATGGGAAGAATGGTAACTCCAAGTTTATTCCAATATTTCTAtcaaccaaataaaaatgctccattaacaaataattcTGGTGCAAATTTCCCAATCCCAATGACTGTAAATTTAACTTTGAATCCATCAACTGGTACTTATGTTTATGATAATCAATTCTTTTTCCCAA ttgATTATCAAGGTTTTGATACAAATCCATTTTATCGTAATTATACAGATGGAACTGATTATCATAATTTccatttttgtttaaaa ataAATACACGTTTTACATATACTGGTAATgaagtattttattttgttggtgatgatgatgtatgGGTATTTATCAATGATCAATTAGTTATTGATTTGGGTGGTCTTCATGAAGCTGCAGGTAAGAATATTGATTTAACAACATTGGgtttaacaaaaaataaagattatacatttgatttcttttattgTGAAAGACATACAACCAAATCAACAATTAGAATTGAAACTTCAATTCAAGCATATTGTCca ttTTATGATTATTGTGGTGTTTGTTATGGTGATGGTTCAACTTGTTGTGATCCAGTAGTAAATTgtaatgatggtgatttaTGTACAATTGATTCATGCCCACCACGTGATACAATTATTCCAGCAGGGTTTTCAATTTCAGATCTTTGTCAACATGCACCAGTATCATGTCCATCAATTGATATGTGTACAAATAATACATGTGATTCTAAAAGTGGTCAATGTACACCAACATCAATTAAATGTGATGATAAATCATCTCAATGTTTAACATTAAAACCATGTGACCCATCAAGTGGATGTTTGTATACTTCATCATGTACTTCAGCTCATAATCCATGTAATACAGGTGCTTGTTCAAATGGCCAATGTCAAACCAAATCAAATAGTACTTGTGCAGCTGAATTGGGTAATGATCCATGCAAAGTCTATTATTGTGATATTAATAGTGGCTGTGTTTCTCAACCATTATGTAAACAAGGTCCAGATTCATGTGAACAAAATGTTTGTAATGCTGGTGTATGtacaataaagaaattagatCCATCAGTTTGTTCATGTGGTTGtgtattaaataaatgtCAAAAGAATAATTGTGTTACCGCTTCAAATGGTACATCAGTATGTTCACCACTTCCATtagatgaaattgatgatggtaatCCATGTACCGATGACCATTGTGATGAAACCACTGGTTTAATAACCCATAATATAACTACAAAATGTACAGGTTGTATGAAATGCAATACAACCACTGGCTCATGTTCACCAACAAATAATGAATGTCAAGATGGTAATGAATGTACTGATAATATTTGTGTTGCTGCAGCtacaaatataaatcaaGGTGAATGTTCAAATAAGACAGTTTCATGTCCAACCACTGATAAATGTTTAGTATATACTTGTGATACTAATAAAGGTTGTGTTTCAAAACCAGTGGTATGTCCAAATAGTGGTAATTGTCAAGTTGGTGTTTGTGATAGTGTTAAAGGTTGTACACTTGTACCACGTGTTTGTAATTCAACTGCTTTCTGTTTAGTTTCCCAATGTGATGAAGCTATTGGTTGTATAACTTTTGAAAAACGTTGCTCACCTGATAATTCAAAGTGTCAAAGTGGTGTTTGTGTTAATGCAACTGCAACTGAACCTGGTAAATGTAAATCTGTAGATTATGATCCTAAACCATTTATTTGCCAAACTGGTGCAATAGTTTCAACTGCTGTTGTTGCTtctgttgttgtagtagGTGCTGTTGTTTTAGGTGCTgcaatt tttgcTGGTAAAAAAGGATATGATCATTGGAAAGCGAATCAAGGACAAGTATTTGCAAGTAGTAATGCAAATCCATTGTatcaacaatcaaataatggtggtgaaaaTGCTCTCTTTGAAGCACCtcaatag
- the hspI gene encoding heat shock protein Hsp20 domain-containing protein, with protein sequence MYKLSKTTPFFFRRAFLCGRRGGYPESNLSNFGRPTASTLSTSQSSGICETNDYSNKPYFFQVKFEDRFSKKIDKFNECFRHFYYSHGGQQYMDKFESIFDNWEHEFSKTRGFRSPKTFINESDKGIEIRVELPGFSKENVKIDFSNGLLNIDALNKNTTIQQPSSNNQQVESQHQSLMEFKKSIKLPEDIDVSLIKAIMNNGILEISIPKNSYVKSTTINVQ encoded by the coding sequence atgtATAAACTTTCAAAAACTACACCATTTTTCTTTCGTCGTGCTTTTCTCTGTGGTAGAAGAGGAGGTTATCCAGAATCAAATTTAAGTAATTTTGGTAGACCAACAGCATCAACATTATCAACATCCCAATCATCAGGTATTTGTGAAACTAATGATTATTCAAACAAACCATATTTTTTCCAAGTTAAATTTGAAGATCGTTTCTCAAAGAAAATCGATAAGTTTAATGAATGTTTTAGACATTTCTATTATAGTCATGGTGGTCAACAATATATGGATAAATTTGAGAgtatttttgataattggGAAcatgaattttcaaaaactCGCGGATTTAGATCACCAAAAACCTTTATTAATGAATCTGATAAAGGAATTGAAATTAGAGTAGAATTACCAGGtttttcaaaagaaaatgttaaaattgatttttcaaatggtttattaaatattgatgctttaaataaaaatacaaccattcaacaaccatcatcaaataatcaacaagTAGAATCACAACATCAATCATTAatggaatttaaaaaatcaattaaattacctgaagatattgatgtttctttaattaaagcTATTATGAATAATGGTATTTTAGAAATTAGTATTCCAAAAAATAGTTAtgttaaatcaacaacaattaatgttcaataa
- the ndufv1 gene encoding NADH dehydrogenase ubiquinone flavoprotein 1, which produces MMNLGNRVKSVIKLTSTTGLTGKDFQATKVATFSTAQVQQAQENVRSYGGLKDKDRIFTNLYGEHDVYLKGAIARGDWYKTKNIIDKGKDWILKEMMASGLRGRGGAGFPSGLKWSFMPKTTSKDRPQYLVINADEGEPGTCKDREIMRHDPHKLIEGCLLAGFAMRACAAYIYIRGEFHYEAKVLEQAIDEAYKAGLIGENACGTGYKFDVYVHRGAGAYICGEETALIESIEGKQGKPRLKPPFPAMAGLYGCPTTVTNVETVAVAPTILRRGGAWFASFGRPKNAGTKLFCISGHVNNPCTVEEEMSIPLRELIDKHCGGVIGGWDNLKGVIPGGSSVPVLPKNICDNVLMDFDDLRQHRSGLGTAAVIVMNKETDMIAAIARLSKFYKHESCGQCTPCREGVGWLYDITDRLVTGNAKPDEIDSLEEISRQIEGHTICALGDAAAWPVQGLIRHFRPEIEDRIKQFQLNKKQSPF; this is translated from the exons atgatgaatttaGGTAATCGTGTTAAATCGGTTATTAAATTAACTTCAACAACAGGTTTAACAGGCAAAGATTTTCAAGCAACCAAAGTTGCAACATTTTCAACAGCACAAGTTCAACAAGCACAAGAAAATGTTAGATCATATGGTGGTTTGAAGGATAAAGATCGTATTTTCACAAATTTATATGGTGAACATGACGTTTATTTAAAGGGTGCTATTGCACGTGGAGATTGgtataaaactaaaaatattattgataaagGTAAAGATTggatattaaaagaaatgatGGCCTCTGGTTTAAGAGGTAGAGGTGGTGCTGGTTTCCCATCAGGTTTGAAATGGAGTTTCATGCCAAAAACAACTTCAAAAGATAGACCACAATACCTTGTCATCAATGCTGATGAGGGTGAACCTGGAACATGCAAAGATAGAGAAATTATGAGACACGATCctcataaattaattgaaggtTGTTTACTTGCTGGTTTTGCAATGAGAGCATGTGCag caTACATTTATATTCGTGGTGAATTTCATTATGAAGCAAAAGTATTAGAACAAGCAATCGATGAAGCATATAAAGCAGGTTTAATTGGTGAAAATGCATGCGGTACAGGCTATAAATTTGATGTATATGTTCACAGAGGTGCTGGTGCATACATTTGTGGTGAAGAGACAGCTCTCATTGAAAGTATTGAAGGTAAACAAGGTAAACCACGTTTAAAGCCACCTTTCCCAGCTATGGCTGGTCTTTATGGTTGTCCAACAACTGTAACAAATGTTGAAACAGTAGCTGTTGCTCCAACTATTTTAAGACG TGGCGGTGCTTGGTTTGCAAGTTTTGGTAGACCAAAGAATGCAGGtactaaattattttgtattTCCGGTCATGTCAATAATCCATGTACTGTTGAAGAAGAGATGAGTATTCCATTAAgagaattaattgataaacatTGTGGTGGTGTCATTGGAGGTTGGGATAAc ttaaaaGGTGTTATTCCAGGTGGTTCATCAGTACCAGTCCttccaaaaaatatttgtGATAATGTTTT aatGGATTTCGATGATCTTAGACAACACAGATCTGGTTTAGGTACAGCTGCAGTTATAGTTATGAACAAAGAAACTGATATGATTGCAGCAATTGCAAGATTATCTAAATTCTATAAACACGAATCATGTGGTCAATGTACCCCATGTCGTGAAGGTGTTGGAT GGCTCTATGATATCACCGATCGTTTAGTCACTGGTAATGCCAAACCcgatgaaattgattcacTTGAAGAAATTAGTAGACAAATTGAAGGTCACACCATTTGTGCTTTAGGTGATGCTGCTGCTTGGCCAGTACAAGGTTTAATTAGACATTTTAGACCAGAAATTGAAGATAGAATTAAACAATTCCAACTCAATAAGAAACAATCAccattttaa
- the upf1 gene encoding regulator of nonsense transcripts 1 — translation MYGFNIGKAENAGLHLDNKKSENNNSSNNELHKVINTINNGFQFKDDDDEDNENNLNNESSSDEENQQQQNNNNNNNKNQFEDDDEDQEEEEYISGDDLNNNGQESDDYEEEEEDDDEDEEEEDEESKKLNYDSFFGANMSHNMDFLNSQNINSQIGLMDPHLHSSQLNFEEPQEEIELPAHACAYCATHELSTVVKCMHPSCGKWFCNGKGKTKSSHIITHLVKSKHKEVALHPESSFGDTTLECFNCGCKNIFLLGFITARTESVVVLLCRDPCASGPSKEVNWDMSSWQPLINGGEKAFCSWLVKTPSQVDSERSRQITIQQILRLEEFWKMDPEATLLDIEAPRSDDEKPASTQLAYKDAYEYREIISPLIELEAKHEKELRESLSQSGISIEWSQGINKRYTATFPFSRSDLEFKVVPGDELKLQFISSTGGVIEWEDTGRVIHIDDENLLSLETKSRCSFDSGPKGSYRMEMVWRSTSSERILSAMKSFAIKEQALSSYLYHALLGHPDIPPAPLDIQLPTNFHLKNLPRLNESQISAVNKVLTAPLSLIQGPPGTGKTVISSFIIHHLVKYVKGNDKVLVCTPSNVAIDQLTGKLHEIGLKVVRLSSKLREEVASPVEHLTLHKQVYKLDQMGDGELGKLRKLKEAFGSLSNEDEKRYIYLRRMMEMAILRKADVICATCVGAGDPRLSQFRFPHILIDESTQASEPECLIPLMMGAKQVILVGDHRQLGPVLLCKKVVDAGLSQSLFERLISLGHHPERLTIQYRMHPSLTEFPSNTSYEGQLVSELSHTDRDSQSKFPWPQPKDPMFFFNCTGSEEISSSGTSFINTTEASICEKIVTKFLELGSLPGQIGIITPYEGQRAYITSHMQKSGKLNLELYKSIEVASVDSFQGREKDYIILSCVRSNDYQGIGFLQDPRRLNVALTRARFGLIILGNAKVLSKDPLWNSLISHFKNKNVLVEGSLANLKQSPVILQKPKKLYGQGKLPIPGQNSNSFNYDREHIDPNIGMNMVYGISNNNINNNSNNINNNNNNNINNNINNNNNQRFNTQDGRYSNSQTSSSSQTYYGSTNSSGNTINSNQNQFFNTPSSYSANTGSSYQYRFQQYQQLQQPQPQQQQQPQQQQQPQQQQQPQQPQQQQPQQQKQYQQQQQQQQQQQQQQQQQQQQQKQQPHQQYQSQKQQQQQQYQQPQQYQQQNQQYHQSQLPPKQYHNQRFNNNNNNNINNNNNNNNNNNNNNNNNNNNNNINNNNSKNQNQNQSPRRSPVVGTLQLHCKFDSQPNNNKHISDPNQPQISNPNMSIPLSQSLSFNDLSQEQFNKSNSRKD, via the exons ATGTATGGTTTTAATATTGGTAAAGCAGAAAATGCTGGCTTACatttagataataaaaaaagcgaaaataataatagtagcaaCAATGAATTACATAAAGTTATTAATACGattaataatggttttcAATTCAaagatgacgatgatgaagataatgaaaacaatttaaataatgaatcaagTTCAGATGaagaaaatcaacaacaacaaaataataataataataataataaaaaccaattcgaagatgatgatgaagatcaagaagaagaggaataTATTAGTGGcgatgatttaaataataatggtcaAGAATCAGACGAttatgaagaagaagaggaagatgatgatgaagatgaggaagaagaggatgaagaaagtaaaaaattaaactatGATTCATTCTTTGGTGCAAATATGTCTCATAATATGGactttttaaattctcaaaatattaattctcAAATTGGTTTAATGGATCCACATTTACATAGTTCTCAATTAAACTTTGAAGAACCACaagaagaaattgaattacCTGCTCATGCCTGCGC atattgTGCAACACATGAATTATCAACAGTTGTTAAATGTATGCATCCATCATGTGGTAAATGGTTTTGTAATGGTAAGGGTAAAACTAAATCATCACATATTATAACACATTTAGTTAAATCCAAACATAAGGAAGTAGCATTACATCCAGAGAGTTCATTTGGTGATACAACATTGGAATGTTTTAATTGTGGTTGTaagaatatatttttattgggTTTCATTACAGCTAGAACCGAATCagttgttgttttattatgTAGAGATCCATGTGCATCTGGTCCATCGAAAGAGGTCAATTGGGATATGAGTAGTTGGCAACCTTTGATCAATGGTGGTGAAAAAGCATTTTGCAGTTGGTTAGTTAAAACACCATCACAAGTCGATAGTGAACGTTCAAGACAAATTacaattcaacaaattcttAGACTTGAAGAGTTTTGGAAAATGGATCCAGAGGCCACACTACTCGATATTGAAGCACCAAGATCCGATGATGAAAAGCCAGCAAGCACCCAATTGGCCTATAAAGATGCCTATGAATATCGTGAGATCATTTCACCCCTAATTGAATTGGAAGCAAAACACGAGAAGGAATTAAGAGAATCCCTCTCTCAAAGTGGTATTTCAATAGAGTGGAGTCAAGGTATTAATAAACGTTACACTGCAACATTTCCATTTAGTAGAAGTGATTTAGAATTTAAAGTTGTACCAGGTGATGAATTAAAACTTCAATTCATTTCATCCACTGGAGGCGTTATTGAATGGGAGGATACTGGTAGAGTAATTCATATCGATGATGAAAATCTATTATCATTGGAAACTAAGTCAAGGTGTAGCTTTGATTCAGGTCCAAAGGGTTCCTATAGAATGGAGATGGTTTGGCGTTCAACTTCATCTGAACGTATTTTAAGTGCAATGAAATCATTTGCAATTAAAGAGCAAGCATTATCATCTTATTTATACCATGCATTATTAGGTCATCCAGATATACCACCAGCCCCATTGGATATTCAATTACCTACAAATTtccatttaaagaatttaccaCGTTTGAATGAATCACAAATTAGTGCAGTAAATAAAGTATTAACAGCACCATTATCATTGATTCAAGGTCCACCAGGTACTGGTAAAACTGTTATCTCTTCATTTATTATCCATCATTTGGTGAAATATGTCAAAGGTAATGATAAAGTTTTAGTTTGTACACCATCAAATGTTGCAATCGATCAACTCACTGGTAAACTTCATGAAATTGGTTTAAAGGTTGTTAGATTAAGTAGTAAACTTAGAGAGGAGGTCGCATCACCTGTTGAACATCTTACACTTCACAAACAAGTTTATAAATTGGATCAAATGGGTGATGGTGAACTTGGTAAACTTAGAAAGTTAAAAGAAGCATTTGGTTCACTCAgtaatgaagatgaaaaacGTTATATCTACTTACGTCGTATGATGGAAATGGCGATCCTAAGAAAAGCAGATGTAATTTGTGCAACTTGTGTGGGTGCTGGTGATCCACGTCTATCACAATTCCGTTTCCCTCATATTCTTATCGATGAATCAACTCAAGCCTCTGAACCAGAATGTTTGATTCCATTAATGATGGGTGCTAAGCAAGTCATTCTCGTTGGTGATCATCGTCAATTGGGTCCTGTATTACTTTGTAAAAAAGTAGTTGATGCTGGTCTTTCTCAATCACTCTTTGAACGTTTAATCTCTTTAGGCCATCATCCTGAACGTTTAACAATTCAATATCGTATGCATCCATCGCTCACAGAGTTCCCTTCAAATACCTCTTACGAAGGTCAATTGGTTAGTGAACTATCACATACTGATCGTGATTCTCAATCGAAATTCCCATGGCCACAACCAAAAGATCCAatgtttttctttaattgtacTGGTAGTGAAGAAATTTCTTCATCTGGTACCtcttttattaatactaCCGAGGCTTCAATTTGTGAGAAAATCGTTACAAAATTCTTAGAGTTGGGTTCATTACCTGGTCAAATTGGTATCATTACACCTTATGAAGGTCAACGTGCTTACATTACTAGTCATATGCAAAAATCTGGTAAATTAAATCTAGAACTCTATAAATCCATTGAGGTTGCAAGTGTAGATTCTTTTCAAGGTAGAGAAAAAGATTATATTATCCTCTCTTGTGTACGTTCAAATGATTATCAAGGTATTGGTTTCCTTCAAGATCCAAGACGTTTAAATGTAGCTCTTACTCGTGCTAGATttggtttaataattttaggtAATGCAAAGGTACTCTCAAAAGATCCACTCTGGAATTCTTTAATCTCTcactttaaaaataaaaatgttttggTAGAGGGTTCTCTtgcaaatttaaaacaaagtcctgtaattttacaaaaaccaaaaaaactCTATGGTCAAGGTAAACTTCCAATTCCAGgtcaaaattcaaatagttttaattatGATCGTGAACATATTGATCCAAATATTGGTATGAATATGGTTTAtggtatttcaaataataatattaataataatagtaataatattaataataataataataataatattaacaataatattaacaataataataatcaaagatTTAACACCCAAGATGGTAGATATTCAAATTCACAAACTTCTTCATCAAGTCAAACTTATTATggttcaacaaattcaagtggtaatactattaatagtaatcaaaatcaattcttTAATACACCATCTTCTTATTCTGCAAATACTGGTTCATCTTATCAATATAGATtccaacaatatcaacaattacaacaaccacaaccacaacaacaacaacaaccacaacaacaacaacaaccacaacaacaacaacaaccacaacaaccacaacaacaacaaccacaacaacaaaaacaataccaacaacaacaacaacaacaacaacaacaacaacaacaacaacaacaacaacaacaacaacaaaagcAACAACCACACCAACAATACCAATCACAaaagcagcaacaacaacaacaataccaacaacctcaacaatatcaacaacaaaaccaacaatACCACCAATCACAACTTCCACCAAAACAATACCACAATCAacgatttaataataataataataacaatattaataataataataataataataataataataataataataataataataataataataataataatattaacaacaataattctaaaaaccaaaaccaaaaccaatcACCACGTCGTTCTCCTGTGGTTGGAACTCTCCAGCTACATTGCAAGTTTGATTCACaaccaaataataacaaacaTATTAGTGATCCAAATCAGCCACAAATCTCAAATCCTAATATGTCCATTCCTCTTAGCCAATCTTTAAGctttaatgatttatctCAA gAACAATTTaacaaatcaaattcaagaaAAGATTAA